A region of the Silene latifolia isolate original U9 population chromosome 9, ASM4854445v1, whole genome shotgun sequence genome:
AAGATTGACAAAAAATTAAAGTCAAATTTAAGTTGTAGGATGCACTGTAGCGGAGGTGGGGATAGCGGTGGTATTCGAGGTGGCGATGGTGTTTCCAGGAGTGTTACTTGGGGTGTTGCTTGGATTGTTTATCCCTAAGCTGTTTTTCACTGCATCTGTTGCTCCTGCTGCTATATTCTTCACTGATTCTCCTGTCTAAACATCATACTTTATGTTATCATGGTAATTGTAGGATATACTCCATATCTTAGCCAACATAAACATAACTCAAATGTTCATGATCAATTGaatatataatatatactttGATCAATTTAGCTTGTAAAAGTTGGAGATAATCGTGATAGTTTAAATTTATTTTACACGAATTTGTCTAGATTGAACTTTTACCAATGGCAAGAAGCTGCGAAAAACGGAATAAGTCTGTTGAAGACGCGTAATCTTCATTTAAAGAACAGTTATGAAAAATACAAAGTTTCTATCAAATTCCCAAGAATTGATAGCCATTTATATAaagaaaaattaaataaaattagatGCTTGATTAACCGACTAACAATAGATGTCAATAACAACATTGTTGCAGTGTATTAGCTAGAAGCCTATAACAGATGTAGAAGTCGGAGTAAGGACTGTTTTCGTATCTGAGTTTTCGCATGCCATTCTGCTATTGGCGAAAATTTAATTGGAAATATTAATAATCGTCCCGTCCCTTAACTAGTTTTAACTTTTAAAAAATAATTCAGCGCCTTAAAAATTACCTTGTTTACATAACATAGGGATCGATACATGCACGCTTAACCTTGTATTTAAAATACATATAATTGTTTGGTAAATTATATATAATCTAATCTCACAATTTTGTAACACTTGATACTAGAGTGAGGGGCATTTATTATAGTAGTAACTTGCCTGTTGAAGAATATTGGAGGCTTTTTGAGCTGTTTCAGATGCTGCATTACTCATTTGGCTCATCTTTCCGTCATTTTTCTCCTGCACTTTTGTTATCAAAATGTTAGTCTCATATACACAAGTAATGATA
Encoded here:
- the LOC141599727 gene encoding uncharacterized protein LOC141599727, which encodes MANQSQEISQAQQFYTSDSRAHLNREEKNDGKMSQMSNAASETAQKASNILQQTGESVKNIAAGATDAVKNSLGINNPSNTPSNTPGNTIATSNTTAIPTSATVHPTT